A single genomic interval of Lathyrus oleraceus cultivar Zhongwan6 chromosome 7, CAAS_Psat_ZW6_1.0, whole genome shotgun sequence harbors:
- the LOC127106793 gene encoding putative pentatricopeptide repeat-containing protein At3g01580 yields the protein MERWNFLVKLFETCCSKLSISQLHSHCLKVGLVHDSFIVTKLNVLYARYTSIHHAHKLFEETPHKTVYLWNALLRSYFYEGEWVETLSLFRRMNYVSSMSIEESQRPDNYSVSIALKSCAGLQKLLLGKMIHGFLKKVRIDDDMFVGSALIDLYFKCGQMNDAVKVFMEYPKPDVVLWTSIVSGYEQSGSPELALDFFSRMVVLEKVSPDPVTLVSVASACARLSDFKLGRSVHGFVKRKGLDTKLCLANSLLNLYGKTGSVKSAANLFKEMPDKDVISWSSMVACYADNGEETNALDLFNEMLDKRIKPNWVTMVSALRACAYTSNLEEGMKIHELAVKYGFEMEMTVSTTLIDMYMKCFSPEKAVYLFNRMPKKDVIAWAVLFSGYADIGMVHDSMEVFRNMLSSGTRPDAIALVKILTAVSDLGILQQAVCFHTFVIKNGFENNQFIGASLIELYAKCSSIEDANKVFKGMAYKDVVTWSSIIAAYGFHGQGEEALKLFYQMANHSDTKPNNVTFISILSACSHSGLIKEGIKMFDIMISKYQLVPNSEHYAIMVDLLGRMGELNTALDIINNMPMQAGPDIWGALLGACRIHQNIKMGEVAAKNLFALDPKHAGYYILLSNIYCVDENWHNATKLRSLVKENRLKKIIGRSMVELKNEVRSFVASDRFHDEYDQIYEILRKLHAKMREEEGNDPQLHIEEML from the coding sequence ATGGAAAGGTGGAATTTTTTAGTGAAGTTATTTGAAACTTGTTGCAGTAAATTATCAATTTCACAGTTGCACTCACACTGTTTGAAAGTGGGTCTTGTTCATGATAGTTTCATTGTTACCAAGCTCAATGTACTTTATGCGAGATACACATCAATTCATCATGCACATAAGCTGTTTGAAGAAACGCCTCACAAAACTGTTTATCTATGGAATGCTTTGCTTAGAAGTTATTTTTATGAGGGAGAATGGGTAGAGACGTTGTCTTTATTCCGTCGAATGAATTATGTTAGTTCTATGTCAATTGAAGAAAGTCAAAGACCTGACAATTACTCGGTGTCTATTGCATTGAAATCGTGTGCGGGTTTGCAGAAGCTTTTATTGGGTAAGATGATTCATGGGTTTCTCAAGAAGGTGAGGATAGATGATGATATGTTTGTTGGGTCTGCTTTGATTGATTTGTATTTTAAATGTGGTCAAATGAATGATGCTGTGAAAGTTTTTATGGAGTATCCGAAACCTGATGTTGTTTTATGGACGTCGATTGTTAGTGGTTATGAGCAGAGTGGTAGTCCGGAGCTTGCGCTAGATTTTTTCTCACGAATGGTTGTTTTGGAGAAAGTGAGTCCTGATCCAGTGACGCTTGTTAGTGTTGCTTCTGCTTGTGCTCGGTTATCTGATTTTAAGCTTGGGAGAAGTGTTCATGGCTTTGTTAAAAGAAAGGGTTTAGACACTAAGTTGTGTTTGGCCAATTCGCTGCTTAATTTGTATGGGAAAACTGGTTCTGTCAAGAGTGCAGCGAATTTGTTTAAGGAAATGCCTGATAAGGATGTTATATCTTGGAGCTCAATGGTTGCCTGTTATGCTGATAATGGAGAAGAAACTAATGCATTAGATCTTTTTAATGAAATGTTAGATAAGAGAATTAAACCCAACTGGGTTACTATGGTTAGTGCATTGCGAGCTTGTGCTTACACTTCCAATTTGGAAGAAGGTATGAAGATTCATGAATTGGCAGTGAAATATGGTTTTGAAATGGAAATGACTGTCTCTACAACTTTGATCGACATGTACATGAAGTGCTTTTCACCTGAAAAAGCAGTTTATCTTTTCAATAGAATGCCCAAGAAGGATGTAATTGCTTGGGCTGTATTATTTAGTGGCTATGCTGACATCGGAATGGTGCACGACTCAATGGAGGTTTTTCGCAACATGTTATCTAGTGGAACTCGACCCGATGCTATTGCTCTAGTTAAGATTCTTACTGCTGTTTCAGATCTGGGGATTCTTCAACAAGCTGTCTGTTTTCATACTTTTGTAATTAAAAACGGGTTCGAAAATAACCAATTCATTGGAGCATCACTTATTGAGTTGTACGCAAAATGTAGTAGCATAGAAGATGCTAACAAGGTTTTCAAAGGAATGGCATATAAAGATGTTGTTACTTGGAGCTCAATAATTGCAGCTTATGGATTTCATGGTCAAGGAGAAGAGGCTTTGAAATTATTTTATCAGATGGCTAATCATTCCGATACTAAGCCTAATAATGTAACTTTTATCTCAATTCTATCTGCTTGTAGTCATTCAGGTTTGATTAAAGAAGGGATAAAAATGTTTGATATCATGATTAGCAAGTATCAATTGGTACCAAACTCAGAGCATTACGCGATAATGGTTGACCTTCTTGGTCGAATGGGAGAGTTGAATACGGCTTTGGACATAATTAACAACATGCCAATGCAAGCTGGGCCTGATATATGGGGAGCCTTACTCGGCGCCTGTCGCATACATCAGAATATAAAGATGGGGGAAGTTGCAGCTAAGAATCTTTTCGCGTTAGACCCTAAACATGCAGGGTATTATATTCTCCTATCAAATATTTATTGTGTCGACGAAAATTGGCATAATGCTACAAAACTTAGGAGTCTGGTAAAAGAGAATAGGTTGAAGAAGATTATTGGTCGAAGCATGGTGGAGTTAAAGAACGAGGTTCGAAGTTTTGTAGCAAGTGATAGATTTCATGATGAATATGACCAGATTTATGAAATTCTGAGAAAACTACATGCTAAAATGAGAGAAGAAGAAGGTAACGATCCTCAATTACATATAGAGGAAATGCTATGA